A genomic region of Juglans regia voucher JREG20151001 chloroplast, complete genome contains the following coding sequences:
- the psbJ gene encoding photosystem II protein J — MADTTGRIPLWVIGTVTGILVIGLIGIFFYGSYSGLGSSL, encoded by the coding sequence ATGGCCGATACTACTGGAAGGATTCCTCTTTGGGTAATAGGTACTGTAACTGGTATTCTTGTGATTGGTTTAATTGGTATTTTCTTTTATGGTTCATATTCCGGATTGGGTTCATCCCTGTAG
- the psbL gene encoding photosystem II protein L translates to MTQSNPNEQNVELNRTSLYWGLLLIFVLAVLFSNYFFN, encoded by the coding sequence ATGACACAATCAAACCCGAACGAACAAAATGTTGAATTGAATCGTACCAGTCTCTACTGGGGGTTATTACTCATTTTTGTACTTGCTGTTTTATTTTCCAATTATTTCTTTAATTAA
- the psbF gene encoding photosystem II protein VI, with product MTIDRTYPIFTVRWLAVHGLAVPTVSFLGSISAMQFIQR from the coding sequence ATGACCATAGATAGAACCTATCCAATTTTTACAGTGCGATGGTTGGCTGTTCACGGACTAGCTGTACCTACCGTTTCTTTTTTGGGGTCAATATCAGCAATGCAGTTCATACAACGATAA
- the psbE gene encoding photosystem II protein V codes for MSGSTGERSFADIITSIRYWVIHSITIPSLFIAGWLFVSTGLAYDVFGSPRPNEYFTESRQGIPLITGRFDPLEQLDEFSRSF; via the coding sequence ATGTCTGGAAGCACAGGAGAACGTTCTTTTGCTGATATTATTACCAGTATTCGATACTGGGTCATTCATAGCATTACTATACCTTCCCTTTTCATTGCGGGTTGGTTATTCGTCAGCACGGGTTTAGCTTACGATGTATTTGGAAGCCCTCGTCCAAACGAGTATTTTACAGAGAGTCGACAAGGAATTCCATTAATAACTGGCCGTTTTGATCCTTTGGAACAACTCGATGAATTTAGTAGATCTTTTTAG